The following proteins are co-located in the Malus sylvestris chromosome 13, drMalSylv7.2, whole genome shotgun sequence genome:
- the LOC126595850 gene encoding probable N-acetyltransferase HLS1 isoform X1 — MAEIADHTKVLIREFSEDTDIEVVGKLERDCELESKKGFSIFTSMMGDPFCRIRFYPLHVMLVAELLENGELVGVVRGCIKHVGTGSGARYVIGCILGLRVSPIHRRMGIGLKLMNSVEEWLLRKGAQYTFLATEESNTASTNLFTYKCNYRKLSSLIIFVQPVCSAVEDPMPRDIKIEKLHVDEAIFLYKSRLRSKDIYPADIDVILKEKLSLGTWVFYFEEQGWINLNSQESSKDTAGETQSSWIIFSIWNTCEAYKSHPLRSLHATLSHATEKIFSCLNLPVSVSMQSSFGFLFLYGLHGEGEKVGELMKSVWNFASRLGQTVKDSKLILTELGLCDPLIKHVPKDSDMSCIEDVWYGKSLINHADDKDELLVKGSLGNVFVDPREF, encoded by the exons ATGGCTGAAATTGCAGATCACACCAAGGTTCTCATAAGGGAATTCAGTGAAGACACAGATATTGAAGTGGTGGGGAAACTAGAGAGGGACTGTGAGCTAGAGTCTAAAAAGGGGTTCTCCATTTTCACTAGCATGATGGGTGACCCCTTTTGTAGGATTAGGTTCTACCCCCTTCATGTTATGCTG GTAGCAGAGCTGCTCGAAAACGGGGAACTTGTTGGCGTGGTTCGAGGATGCATAAAGCATGTAGGGACTGGTTCCGGGGCAAGATACGTGATAGGTTGCATACTAGGCCTTCGCGTCTCTCCTATACACCG GCGGATGGGAATCGGGTTGAAACTCATGAACTCGGTGGAGGAGTGGTTGCTGAGGAAGGGAGCACAGTACACATTCTTGGCAACTGAAGAGAGCAACACCGCGTCCACCAAtctcttcacttacaaatgcaACTACAGGAAGCTCAGCTCGCTAATCATATTTGTTCAGCCAGTTTGTTCTGCTGTAGAGGATCCGATGCCTCGAGATATAAAAATAGAGAAGCTACATGTCGACGAGGCAATTTTCTTGTACAAAAGCAGACTAAGGAGCAAAGACATATATCCAGCAGATATTGACGTGATCTTGAAGGAAAAGCTCAGCCTCGGCACTTGGGTGTTCTATTTTGAAGAACAAGGCTGGATCAACTTAAACAGTCAGGAAAGTAGTAAGGACACCGCCGGCGAAACTCAAAGCTCTTGGATCATCTTTAGCATATGGAATACCTGTGAAGCTTACAAGTCTCATCCACTGAGATCTTTGCATGCTACCCTAAGCCATGCAACGGAGAAAATTTTCTCCTGCCTAAATCTGCCGGTCAGTGTCTCCATGCAAAGCTCCTTCGGGTTTCTCTTTCTCTACGGGCTTcatggagagggagagaaagtcGGGGAGCTTATGAAATCCGTCTGGAACTTCGCCTCTAGGTTGGGACAAACAGTGAAGGACAGCAAACTGATTTTAACTGAGCTGGGGTTATGTGATCCTCTTATAAAGCATGTCCCTAAGGATTCCGATATGTCATGTATCGAAGATGTCTGGTACGGCAAGAGTTTGATCAACCACGCTGATGACAAAGATGAACTGCTTGTAAAGGGATCACTCGGGAATGTGTTTGTTGATCCTAGAGAATTCTAG
- the LOC126595849 gene encoding uncharacterized protein LOC126595849, protein MELADGFAAKDQNKVKHLHGGQMGLDSGTYLVINLPDSKALRIIWCSVFLGLVILSLPCFGTIQRGLKVSQLDLNFESENFNFKQLGLLFRDLAGEGLRRKGDTSLIVAPGNAGTLQNLHPFDFNGFDFVVDSESVPKSSFLDESMDFVFAFNLADAKFADRILKIGGIVAVPISIDPSNAFRPKPNYKIVYLRRYAATFVAMRKISPAYDLPVTSRRLCQLETEEKKTVLEGLEDVLLEPPRLVLAKSNEYLKKIKFLPELLGDSLDSYNRRVFVNVDLNEENRGMIEWFDQNYPKMNNEFEVYNLEVEPEEASSTPENDVSDWLKDNVREEDYVVMKAEAEVVVDMVRKRTICLVDELFLECSNGWWQSGRRNGGSKRAYWECIALYGRLRDLGVAVHQWFM, encoded by the coding sequence ATGGAATTGGCTGACGGGTTTGCAGCCAAGGATCAAAACAAGGTGAAGCACCTTCATGGTGGACAGATGGGATTGGATTCCGGGACTTACTTGGTGATCAATCTTCCGGATTCCAAGGCATTGCGGATTATTTGGTGCTCCGTTTTTCTGGGTTTAGTTATTCTTTCACTGCCCTGCTTTGGAACAATTCAGAGGGGATTAAAAGTTTCCCAATTGGATTTGAATTTCGAATCcgaaaatttcaatttcaagCAGTTGGGTCTGCTTTTTCGTGATTTGGCCGGCGAAGGCCTGCGCAGAAAGGGTGATACATCTCTCATTGTGGCTCCTGGCAACGCCGGTACGCTTCAAAATCTTCACCCTTTTGATTTCAATGGATTTGATTTCGTTGTGGATTCGGAGTCGGTGCCGAAAAGCTCGTTCTTGGACGAGTCTATGGATTTCGTTTTCGCATTCAACTTGGCCGATGCTAAATTTGCTGATCGCATTCTGAAGATTGGCGGCATTGTTGCCGTTCCAATAAGCATCGACCCTTCGAACGCCTTTAGGCCAAAACCCAATTACAAAATCGTGTATCTCCGCCGATACGCTGCCACTTTTGTGGCAATGAGGAAGATAAGTCCGGCTTATGACTTGCCCGTGACGTCCCGGCGGCTTTGTCAGTTGGAAACCGAGGAAAAGAAGACGGTGTTAGAGGGTCTGGAAGACGTGCTGCTGGAACCGCCGAGGCTCGTTTTGGCCAAATCGAATGAATACTTGAAGAAAATCAAGTTCCTCCCCGAGTTGTTGGGTGATTCCCTCGACAGTTACAACCGCCGAGTGTTTGTCAATGTAGACCTAAACGAGGAAAACCGCGGCATGATCGAATGGTTTGATCAAAACTATCCGAAAATGAACAATGAATTCGAGGTCTACAACCTCGAGGTAGAGCCCGAAGAGGCTTCAAGCACCCCTGAAAACGACGTTTCGGACTGGTTGAAAGACAATGTGAGGGAAGAGGACTACGTTGTGATGAAAGCGGAAGCGGAAGTGGTGGTGGACATGGTGAGGAAGAGGACAATCTGTCTGGTGGACGAGCTGTTCTTGGAGTGCAGCAACGGATGGTGGCAGAGTGGGAGGAGGAATGGTGGGAGCAAGAGAGCTTATTGGGAATGCATTGCTTTGTATGGGAGGCTGAGGGATCTTGGAGTTGCTGTGCATCAGTGGTTCATGTga
- the LOC126595850 gene encoding probable N-acetyltransferase HLS1 isoform X2, which translates to MFENCQQVAELLENGELVGVVRGCIKHVGTGSGARYVIGCILGLRVSPIHRRMGIGLKLMNSVEEWLLRKGAQYTFLATEESNTASTNLFTYKCNYRKLSSLIIFVQPVCSAVEDPMPRDIKIEKLHVDEAIFLYKSRLRSKDIYPADIDVILKEKLSLGTWVFYFEEQGWINLNSQESSKDTAGETQSSWIIFSIWNTCEAYKSHPLRSLHATLSHATEKIFSCLNLPVSVSMQSSFGFLFLYGLHGEGEKVGELMKSVWNFASRLGQTVKDSKLILTELGLCDPLIKHVPKDSDMSCIEDVWYGKSLINHADDKDELLVKGSLGNVFVDPREF; encoded by the exons ATGTTTGAAAATTGCCAACAG GTAGCAGAGCTGCTCGAAAACGGGGAACTTGTTGGCGTGGTTCGAGGATGCATAAAGCATGTAGGGACTGGTTCCGGGGCAAGATACGTGATAGGTTGCATACTAGGCCTTCGCGTCTCTCCTATACACCG GCGGATGGGAATCGGGTTGAAACTCATGAACTCGGTGGAGGAGTGGTTGCTGAGGAAGGGAGCACAGTACACATTCTTGGCAACTGAAGAGAGCAACACCGCGTCCACCAAtctcttcacttacaaatgcaACTACAGGAAGCTCAGCTCGCTAATCATATTTGTTCAGCCAGTTTGTTCTGCTGTAGAGGATCCGATGCCTCGAGATATAAAAATAGAGAAGCTACATGTCGACGAGGCAATTTTCTTGTACAAAAGCAGACTAAGGAGCAAAGACATATATCCAGCAGATATTGACGTGATCTTGAAGGAAAAGCTCAGCCTCGGCACTTGGGTGTTCTATTTTGAAGAACAAGGCTGGATCAACTTAAACAGTCAGGAAAGTAGTAAGGACACCGCCGGCGAAACTCAAAGCTCTTGGATCATCTTTAGCATATGGAATACCTGTGAAGCTTACAAGTCTCATCCACTGAGATCTTTGCATGCTACCCTAAGCCATGCAACGGAGAAAATTTTCTCCTGCCTAAATCTGCCGGTCAGTGTCTCCATGCAAAGCTCCTTCGGGTTTCTCTTTCTCTACGGGCTTcatggagagggagagaaagtcGGGGAGCTTATGAAATCCGTCTGGAACTTCGCCTCTAGGTTGGGACAAACAGTGAAGGACAGCAAACTGATTTTAACTGAGCTGGGGTTATGTGATCCTCTTATAAAGCATGTCCCTAAGGATTCCGATATGTCATGTATCGAAGATGTCTGGTACGGCAAGAGTTTGATCAACCACGCTGATGACAAAGATGAACTGCTTGTAAAGGGATCACTCGGGAATGTGTTTGTTGATCCTAGAGAATTCTAG